A genomic region of Raphanus sativus cultivar WK10039 chromosome 6, ASM80110v3, whole genome shotgun sequence contains the following coding sequences:
- the LOC108834162 gene encoding protein SULFUR DEFICIENCY-INDUCED 1, protein MKNDNTNSARSNLVKDNELFHVIHKVPCGDTPYVKAKHAQLIEKNPEMAIVWFWKAINTGDRVDSALKDMAVVMKQLDRSEEAIEAIKSFRPRCSKNSQDSLDNVLIDLYKKCGRMEEQVELLKRKLRQIYQGEAFNGKPTKTARSHGKKFQVTVQQEIARLLGNLGWAYMQQAKYLSAEAVYRKAQMVEPDANKSCNLAMCLIKQGRFEEARPLLDDVFTSRVLGADDCRTRQRADELLSELEASLPRRLDAEMQDVLGNILDDDFVLGLEEMTASNYRSKRLPIFEQISSFRNQLVC, encoded by the exons atgaagaatgaTAATACCAACTCAGCAAGAAGCAATCTGGTGAAAGATAATGAACTGTTTCATGTGATTCACAAAGTCCCTTGTGGAGATACTCCCTATGTCAAAGCCAAACATGCTCAG TTAATAGAGAAGAACCCGGAGATGGCAATAGTTTGGTTTTGGAAAGCCATAAACACAGGAGACAGAGTAGACAGTGCTCTCAAGGACATGGCTGTCGTAATGAAACAACTTGACCGTTCCGAAGAAGCTATCGAAGCCATTAAATCCTTTCGTCCTCGTTGTTCCAAGAACTCTCAAGATTCCCTAGACAATGTCCTAATCGACCTATACAAG AAGTGCGGGAGAATGGAGGAGCAAGTTGAGCTGTTGAAGAGGAAGCTAAGGCAGATCTATCAAGGAGAGGCTTTCAACGGCAAACCCACCAAGACCGCTAGATCCCATGGCAAGAAGTTTCAAGTGACCGTTCAACAAGAAATCGCAAGATTACTG GGGAACTTGGGATGGGCATATATGCAACAAGCCAAGTACTTATCCGCAGAAGCGGTATACAGAAAAGCTCAGATGGTTGAGCCAGACGCTAACAAATCGTGCAACCTAGCGATGTGCCTTATCAAACAAGGCAGGTTTGAAGAGGCAAGACCACTTCTTGACGATGTATTTACCTCTAGGGTTTTAGGTGCAGATGATTGTAGGACAAGGCAACGGGCTGATGAGCTTCTGAGTGAGCTAGAGGCTTCGCTGCCACGTCGGCTAGATGCTGAGATGCAGGATGTCTTGGGAAATATCTTGGACGATGACTTTGTTCTTGGGCTTGAAGAGATGACAGCCAGTAATTATAGATCTAAGAGGCTCCCAATCTTTGAACAGATCTCTTCTTTTAGAAATCAATTAGTTTGCTag
- the LOC130495589 gene encoding uncharacterized protein LOC130495589, whose product MDSSDQSARARSRRAPPRGRATSTTPSDSRVSSSRSRGSSSSSQSPRPAMVQHAAPSPAAAPHLPHDFPDIPEPHVAPGVMTVAQLVQQPGRDHLPYLTLYPREPGQTWFDRSHNGISAWINRMMYSDLKKGYATFTVMPRDEQELWFRQFAQEFNWHPDNTTFIRNAFIHKCMDSYSGQNI is encoded by the exons AT ggATTCTAGTGACCAGAGTGCGAGGGCTCGATCTCGTCGGGCCCCACCGCGAGGCCGCGCTACTTCGACGACCCCTTCGGATTCTCGGGTTTCGTCTAGCCGGTCTCGGGGTTCGTCATCCTCATCGCAGAGCCCCCGTCCCGCTATGGTTCAGCATGCGGCTCCTTCTCCCGCTGCGGCCCCTCATCTTCCTCACGACTTCCCAGACATTCCCGAGCCTCATGTCGCTCCAGGAGTGATGACTGTTGCACAGCTGGTGCAACAGCCAGGTCGTGACCATCTCCCTTATCTCACTCTGTATCCTAGGGAACCCGGTCAGACTTG GTTCGACCGATCCCATAACGGGATCAGCGCTTGGATCAACAGGATGATGTATTCCGACCTCAAGAAGGGATACGCAACCTTCACAGTGATGCCGAGGGATGAGCAGGAGCTCTGGTTTCGTCAGTTTGCT CAAGAGTTCAACTGGCATCCGGATAACACGACGTTCATCCGCAACGCCTTCATCCACAAATGTATGGATTCATATTCCGGGCAAAATATATGA